The Novosphingobium resinovorum nucleotide sequence GTCTCCTTGAAGGTTACTTGTGCGTCGGGCCGTAGGAGCCGCCCGCGTGCATGGGCCGCTCCTCGTCGGAGAAAGGCGACCAGGCATAATACGATGCGCTGAGGCACCCGGCCATGACCATCGCGATCCACAGCAGGAACAGGATCAGGCGCGGCGTCATCCGGCGTTCTCCTCGCGATAGCGGCGCCACACCGCGACGCAGGGGAACGCGAAAAGCAGCAACGCCGCCGTCCACCAGTTGCCCCAGGGAAGGGCGCCGGTCTCCGCCTCGATCGAGACGGAGACCGTCTCGGGCAGCGAGGACCATCCCGAGGTATTCGGCGGCGGGTCGCTGGGCCAGCCGTGGGCGGCGGCATCGACATAGAGGTCGTACGTGCCGCGCGGGACCTTGCCCAGCAGGGTCGAACCCTTGCGGCTACCCTCGGTCCACGACCCGTCGCTGTCGTAGCCGGAATAATGCTCGACGATGCCATAGCCGTCGATCGACTGGCCGGTGGCACGGTCGACGAGGCTGTAGTCGAGATCGACCCAGCGGTTGTCGAAATCGCTGCCGCGCGCGGTGACGGTCACGAACTGCCATGGGCGGCGGACGGTGAGGGTGCCAATCTTCACGCCCTCGCGCGTGGCGGCGAAGGGGGCATCGACGCTGCCGGAGGCGCGCTCCACCGGGCCGGAGATCAGCACCATCGCCAGCAGCAGCGCGACGAGAGCTGCGCTGGCGAGGCCAAACATCGTCGGCAGGTCGTCGAAGATGCCGGGCGACGGTACGGGACTACGGACGGCGCGCTTTGCTTTCAGAGGAACGAGGCCGAATGCCTCGGCGACGGTGCCGTCTTCCAGCGGGACAAGCTGGGTCCAGTTG carries:
- a CDS encoding DUF4178 domain-containing protein; amino-acid sequence: MTAVRTVACPNCGGTLEVRAAGLSVNLACSYCGSLLDIARPEVALIEAHDKAARGFRLSPGRRGTLFDVEWEAVGALRRRDSGYTWEEYLLFNPYAGYRWLVLSDREWQFGTMLLDLPEGDDDTVTWRGERYTRDGEASTSETTAVLGEFYWRVRAGDTVEAALYERGDTVLSREGGGGEVNWTQLVPLEDGTVAEAFGLVPLKAKRAVRSPVPSPGIFDDLPTMFGLASAALVALLLAMVLISGPVERASGSVDAPFAATREGVKIGTLTVRRPWQFVTVTARGSDFDNRWVDLDYSLVDRATGQSIDGYGIVEHYSGYDSDGSWTEGSRKGSTLLGKVPRGTYDLYVDAAAHGWPSDPPPNTSGWSSLPETVSVSIEAETGALPWGNWWTAALLLFAFPCVAVWRRYREENAG